One part of the Solea solea chromosome 1, fSolSol10.1, whole genome shotgun sequence genome encodes these proteins:
- the LOC131469864 gene encoding protein Niban 2-like, producing the protein MLKNVEHMEKIAMLAFHPVKMHSCYEKEVNLSLEGLQQQFDMFEQILHQSLESQGTEELCKIIQHCQDRVIKVIHKENRLVHQILA; encoded by the exons atgctcaaaaatgtagag cacatggagaagatcgccatgctggctttccatccagttaagatgcacagctgctatgagaaggaggtgaacctgagccttgagggtctgcagcaacagtttgac atgtttgagcagatccttcatcagagtctcgagtctcagggtacagaggagctgtgtaagatcatccagcactgccaggacagagtcattaaggtaatacacaaagaaaacaggcttgtgcatcaaattcttgcataa